One segment of Anastrepha obliqua isolate idAnaObli1 chromosome 3, idAnaObli1_1.0, whole genome shotgun sequence DNA contains the following:
- the LOC129242699 gene encoding plasma membrane ascorbate-dependent reductase CYBRD1 isoform X2, whose product MKIPIFVIGKMDEDATLTNFKVLYILTQLCGVTMIILVGCWVGIHFGGVGGTANPKLEFNWHPLFMTIGLIFLYGNSILVYRGFRNVRKKTLKLSHAGIHLTAFVLTVIALITVFDSHNLADPPIPNMYSLHSWLGLGAVIVFGLQYVAGFTAYLAPGWRQSLKVAYMPLHIYFGLFGFVLAIASALMGVTEKALFAISDYSSFSNAGVMANCIGVFYVIFGALVVYLATESSYKREPLPEDAVLLTGVNE is encoded by the exons GTAAAATGGATGAGGACGCCACTCTCACTAATTTCAAGGTGTTGTACATCTTGACGCAGCTATGTGGCGTAACGATGATTATTTTAGTTGGCTGTTGGGTTGGCATACATTTCGGCGGCGTTGGCGGCACCGCCAATCCCAAACTGGAATTCAACTGGCATCCGCTATTTATGACAATCGGCCTAATATTCTTATATGGCAATT CTATACTGGTATATCGTGGCTTCCGTAATGTTCGCAAGAAGACCCTCAAGCTATCACATGCTGGCATCCATTTGACAGCCTTTGTCCTGACTGTCATTGCTTTGATAACCGTCTTCGACTCGCACAACTTAGCCGATCCACCAATACCAAATATGTATTCGTTGCACTCTTGGCTCGGGCTTGGCGCCGTCATCGTATTCGGTTTGCAGTATGTAGCAGGATTTACAGCTTATCTCGCCCCAGGGTGGCGACAATCACTTAAGGTCGCCTACATGCcattgcatatttattttggcCTATTTGGATTCGTTTTAGCCATCGCAAGTGCACTAATGGGTGTCACCGAAAAGGCTCTATTCGCTAT ttcGGATTATTCATCGTTCTCAAATGCTGGAGTTATGGCCAACTGTATTGGTGTATTCTATGTGATTTTCGGTGCCTTGGTTGTGTACTTGGCCACTGAATCATCTTACAAACGCGAACCATTGCCTGAGGATGCTGTTCTATTGACGGGTGTAAATGAGTAA
- the LOC129242699 gene encoding plasma membrane ascorbate-dependent reductase CYBRD1 isoform X3 has protein sequence MDEDATLTNFKVLYILTQLCGVTMIILVGCWVGIHFGGVGGTANPKLEFNWHPLFMTIGLIFLYGNSILVYRGFRNVRKKTLKLSHAGIHLTAFVLTVIALITVFDSHNLADPPIPNMYSLHSWLGLGAVIVFGLQYVAGFTAYLAPGWRQSLKVAYMPLHIYFGLFGFVLAIASALMGVTEKALFAISDYSSFSNAGVMANCIGVFYVIFGALVVYLATESSYKREPLPEDAVLLTGVNE, from the exons ATGGATGAGGACGCCACTCTCACTAATTTCAAGGTGTTGTACATCTTGACGCAGCTATGTGGCGTAACGATGATTATTTTAGTTGGCTGTTGGGTTGGCATACATTTCGGCGGCGTTGGCGGCACCGCCAATCCCAAACTGGAATTCAACTGGCATCCGCTATTTATGACAATCGGCCTAATATTCTTATATGGCAATT CTATACTGGTATATCGTGGCTTCCGTAATGTTCGCAAGAAGACCCTCAAGCTATCACATGCTGGCATCCATTTGACAGCCTTTGTCCTGACTGTCATTGCTTTGATAACCGTCTTCGACTCGCACAACTTAGCCGATCCACCAATACCAAATATGTATTCGTTGCACTCTTGGCTCGGGCTTGGCGCCGTCATCGTATTCGGTTTGCAGTATGTAGCAGGATTTACAGCTTATCTCGCCCCAGGGTGGCGACAATCACTTAAGGTCGCCTACATGCcattgcatatttattttggcCTATTTGGATTCGTTTTAGCCATCGCAAGTGCACTAATGGGTGTCACCGAAAAGGCTCTATTCGCTAT ttcGGATTATTCATCGTTCTCAAATGCTGGAGTTATGGCCAACTGTATTGGTGTATTCTATGTGATTTTCGGTGCCTTGGTTGTGTACTTGGCCACTGAATCATCTTACAAACGCGAACCATTGCCTGAGGATGCTGTTCTATTGACGGGTGTAAATGAGTAA